From Coffea arabica cultivar ET-39 chromosome 9c, Coffea Arabica ET-39 HiFi, whole genome shotgun sequence, one genomic window encodes:
- the LOC113708682 gene encoding peroxidase 42 — protein MNSRALFIFAILSFFAFSAFAQENGEDPGLLMNFYKDSCPQAEDIIREQVKLLYKRHKNTAFSWLRNIFHDCFVESCDASLLLDSTRRVLSEKETDRSFGMRNFRYIEDIKDAVERECPGVVSCADILVLSARDGIVALGGPYIPLKTGRRDGRRSRAEILEQHLPDHNESMTVVLDRFGSIGIDAPGVVALLGAHSVGRTHCVKLVHRLYPEVDPAFPASHVEHMLKKCPDTIPDPKAVQYVRNDRGTPMILDNNYYRNILDNKGLLLVDHQLANDKRTKPYVKKMAKSQDYFFKEFSRAITILSENNPLTGSKGEIRKQCNLANKLH, from the exons ATGAATTCCAGAGCTCTCTTCATCTTTGCCATCCTCTCCTTCTTTGCCTTCTCTGCTTTTGCACAAGAAAATGGGGAAGACCCTGGTCTTCTCATGAACTTCTACAAGGATTCATGCCCTCAAGCTGAAGATATCATCAGGGAGCAAGTCAAGCTTCTCTACAAGCGCCACAAGAACACTGCATTCTCCTGGCTAAGGAACATTTTCCATGACTGCTTTGTCGAG TCATGTGATGCTTCATTGCTGCTGGACTCAACCAGGAGAGTCTTGTCCGAGAAGGAGACAGACAGGAGCTTTGGTATGAGGAACTTCAGATACATTGAGGACATCAAAGACGCTGTGGAAAGAGAGTGCCCTGGAGTTGTTTCCTGTGCTGATATACTGGTGTTGTCTGCCAGAGATGGCATCGTTGCT TTGGGAGGCCCATATATTCCACTTAAAACTGGAAGAAGGGATGGCAGAAGGAGCAGAGCTGAGATTCTTGAGCAGCATCTCCCGGATCACAATGAGAGCATGACTGTTGTCCTTGACCGATTTGGATCTATTGGTATTGATGCCCCTGGAGTTGTTGCCTTGTTAG GTGCTCACAGTGTGGGCAGAACCCACTGTGTGAAGCTGGTTCACCGTCTATACCCAGAGGTTGATCCAGCATTCCCAGCTTCCCATGTAGAGCACATGCTCAAGAAGTGCCCTGACACGATCCCTGATCCAAAGGCAGTCCAGTATGTGAGAAATGACCGTGGGACACCCATGATACTGGACAACAATTACTACAGAAACATATTGGACAACAAGGGATTATTGCTCGTGGACCACCAATTGGCTAATGACAAAAGAACCAAACCCTACGTCAAGAAAATGGCCAAGAGCCAAGACTACTTCTTCAAGGAGTTCTCTAGAGCCATCACCATTCTCTCTGAGAACAACCCTCTTACAGGATCAAAGGGAGAGATCAGAAAACAATGCAATCTTGCAAACAAGCTCCATTAA